The Rhodothermales bacterium genome has a segment encoding these proteins:
- a CDS encoding serine hydrolase, with amino-acid sequence MIAALQQADSTVQAAIDAGLVPGTVLLIARDGETLHEKAYGFASLVGADGRMLEAPERMTTDHVFDLASLTKVLATTFGVMLLVDRGEI; translated from the coding sequence ATGATCGCAGCGCTGCAACAAGCGGACAGCACCGTTCAGGCAGCGATCGATGCCGGACTGGTGCCGGGCACCGTGCTGCTCATCGCGCGGGATGGAGAGACCCTCCACGAGAAGGCCTACGGCTTCGCCAGCCTTGTCGGGGCTGACGGACGGATGCTCGAGGCACCCGAGCGGATGACGACGGACCACGTGTTCGACCTGGCGTCTCTCACGAAGGTCTTGGCGACCACCTTCGGTGTGATGCTACTCGTCGACCGAGGCGAGATCG
- a CDS encoding RagB/SusD family nutrient uptake outer membrane protein: protein MKRITRLALSGGTCLLLAVGMAACDTNFDNPNAASEDQVVSTAGGLQSLAIGMRRTYSISFLSPMIRSSALSTREFGVVVGFTNPQEIELGGSALPPENGILTSIWSNAYRVMGMADQVIENANVVGEPATRGAFEATGYLFKGMALGTLAQFYEQLPIAVDPGGEGEFRPRTEAVEEAVRLLEAGLAAVPASVPAAFRSDVLGSSDFDLEQCLNAFLARYRLVLGNHAGAISAANAVLADYPNIRSAWMYDDGNSNENPLYIQTTLEPATYRPVDNFGFDPTQFVVDDGRLDFFLEDRDEIGETSRIPVETMRGFFDVVDEPIPVFVPGEMYLTRAEAYARQGDMGNAVSNLDAVLTKTDDPFGINADTDAYSGPMTQDDVLVAIYRHRRVETFLGGTSLEDSRRFFPTFSPPFEGDYDSYDRNRNYYPYPQTERDNNPNIPSNPSI from the coding sequence ATGAAAAGGATAACGAGATTAGCCCTCTCCGGCGGTACGTGCTTGCTACTTGCCGTGGGGATGGCCGCATGTGACACGAACTTTGACAATCCCAACGCGGCGAGTGAGGATCAGGTCGTGTCGACGGCCGGTGGACTGCAGTCGCTTGCCATCGGGATGAGGAGAACGTATTCGATCAGTTTCCTCAGTCCGATGATTAGATCCTCCGCGCTATCGACGCGAGAATTTGGGGTCGTGGTCGGATTCACCAACCCGCAGGAGATCGAACTGGGCGGTTCGGCCCTGCCGCCGGAGAACGGGATCCTGACCAGTATCTGGAGTAATGCCTATCGGGTGATGGGTATGGCAGACCAGGTCATCGAGAACGCGAACGTTGTAGGCGAGCCCGCAACGCGCGGGGCCTTCGAGGCCACCGGATACCTGTTCAAGGGAATGGCCCTGGGTACGCTTGCACAGTTCTATGAGCAACTGCCGATTGCCGTGGACCCGGGCGGCGAAGGCGAGTTTCGGCCGAGAACTGAGGCTGTCGAGGAGGCAGTAAGGCTGCTCGAAGCCGGGCTGGCTGCTGTACCGGCCAGTGTTCCGGCCGCGTTCCGTAGCGACGTTCTCGGGTCGTCCGACTTCGATCTTGAGCAGTGCCTGAACGCGTTTCTCGCGAGATATCGACTGGTACTCGGCAATCATGCGGGTGCCATATCGGCTGCGAATGCCGTGCTTGCGGATTACCCGAATATCAGATCAGCCTGGATGTACGACGACGGAAACAGCAATGAAAATCCGCTGTACATCCAGACGACACTGGAGCCGGCCACGTATCGTCCTGTAGATAACTTCGGATTCGATCCGACTCAGTTCGTGGTCGATGATGGAAGGCTGGATTTCTTTCTTGAAGACCGTGACGAGATAGGGGAGACCTCGAGGATTCCTGTCGAGACCATGCGAGGGTTCTTCGACGTCGTAGACGAGCCGATTCCAGTCTTCGTGCCAGGCGAGATGTACCTGACACGTGCCGAGGCGTACGCACGCCAGGGAGACATGGGGAACGCCGTCTCCAACCTGGATGCTGTCTTGACCAAGACGGACGATCCGTTTGGAATCAACGCCGACACGGACGCGTACTCCGGACCCATGACGCAGGACGATGTGCTTGTGGCCATCTATCGGCATCGTCGCGTCGAGACGTTCCTGGGTGGCACGAGCCTGGAGGATAGCCGGCGCTTCTTCCCGACGTTCAGTCCGCCTTTTGAAGGCGACTACGATTCGTACGATCGGAACAGGAACTACTATCCCTATCCGCAGACGGAAAGGGATAACAATCCGAACATTCCGTCGAATCCGAGTATCTAG